The Photobacterium sanguinicancri genome includes the window TTGCCGCTAGTTAAGCGAGAAAGTAGAGTTAGACCAGCAACAAACGCATCGCTTTGTTCGTTGATGATTAGCTCAGGGCTTGCAGCTAGAGGATTGGTATCAATTGCAGTAACAAAGATAGCCTTTGTTTCTGAATCAATAGCCGGCACCTTGCTGAATGGACGGGTACGAAGCGCTGTCCACATGCCAGATTCAACTAACTGTTCAACCACAACAGCACGATCGAGTTGTGCTAGTTGATCAGCGGTATAGCTGTTGTATGTGATTTGCTCGTTGCCTTCTACATCGATAACAACCGATTGTAGAACACGTTTAGCACCACGATTAATCTCAGTAACCTTACCAGCGGCTGGAGCAGTGAATTTAACGCCAGGATTCTTTTTATCTTCAAAAAGAACCTGACCTTTCTTCACTACATCCCCTACGCGGGTATGCATGGTAGGACGCATACCAACATATTCTTCGCCAAGCAAGGCAACACGTGTGATGGCATTACCATCATTTATCGCCTGGGTAGGAGTCCCTGAAATTGGGATATCCAGACCCTTTTTTATTGTAATCATACGCACTTGCACTACATTAACGGGAAAAAAGAAATTTTCTATTGCGCAATTAAGACACGACTTTCCATCGTCCGAAGCCGGCTTCATATCCTACACCGACGCCGCAACATCCTATTAACCAGCTCATCACAACTTATTGTGATAAGCTTTTTTCAAGCCCGCGATTCTATCATTAATCGAACGGTTTTTACCATGTTAATCCGTACTGATCGGGGCTAAAATCGGCAATGAATGAGATGGCAACACTTACAGTAGTGAATAAATTTGAACTAAACCACAATTCGTACTGATAGTGCTTTTGTACATCTCATTTCCACTTGAACCCAAATGCAAACAACAAACAAACAAGTTATAAACACTCGCAACAAGTGCTCAGCAATTGGCTCAAAAAAAATGTGTCTCAGTTTTTACGCGATGTTAATCGATGTTTACATCTGCATTATCGGTGACCCTGCCATAGTCGCGTACCGCGATTAAAAAATGCTGATACGACGCATAAATTTTCTTAATATTAGGGTCTTGTTGACTCAATTCCTGGAGCAACTGATTATTAATCGTTTTTAAGTGCAACAGAACAGATTCAGGGAAGGCTTTTAGCTTAACATCATGCTCATTGAGCAACACGCTGAGAGCGTTAACATTTTTGACAGTGTATTCGTCCAACATATTCTGACTAGTCGCACGAGCGGCAGTTTCAATGATGGCTTTGAGATCATCAGGGAGTGCCTGATAAGCATCTTTATTAATTAGGAATTCCATATTGGTGCTTGGCTCATGCCAGGCTGGGTAATAATAATAACGGGCTGCATTGTGTAACCCAAAAGCCAGATCATTAAACGGTCCAACCCATTCAGTCGCATCAATTGCACCGGTTTCAAGTGCAGTAAAAAGTTCGCCTCCCGGTAAACTAACCGGAATACCTCCAGCGCGCTTAAGTACTTCAGCACCATATCCAGGTAAACGCATTTTCAGCCCTTTTAGATCACTACTCTCTTTTATAGCCGTATTGAACCAGCCCCCCATTTGGGTGCCTGTATTTCCCCCAGACATTGGGATGACACCATAAGGCGCATATAATTCCTGCCACAGTGCTAACCCGCCACCATAGTGTAGCCACGCATTCATTTCTTGCGCGGTCATGCCAAAAGGCACCGCCGCAAAAAAGGAGGCAGCAGGTATCTTATCTTCCCAATAATACGACGCTGAATGGCCCATTTGAGCTGTGCCTTTTGACACCGCATTAAACACATCAAAACTTGGCACTAATTCACCTGCGCCATACACTTTGATAATCATTTTACCGCCACTTAAGCGAGATACTTGATCGGCAAAATATTCAGGGGCATAACCGAGTCCAGGAAAACCTTTTGGCCATGACGTCACTAACTTCCATTCAACGAGCGGTGCTTCTGCATTGTTATCGGAAGAGGCCTCACGATCACATGCATTTAAAACCAGAACAGTAGCCACTATAAAGGCTACGCTAAAAAGCCGCTTTATCATTCAATCTTCCTTGTATCGCACTTTTTATAATTATCAAGACGAGGTTATCTACAGCGTTACCCGCTCAGTATAGCCAGTGAATGACGATTCGGTTTTGATGATAGAAGATGTTTAATTGCAATAATGCTTGGCGCTTCAAAAATCCCTCTCTTTACGACAAAAGGATTATCTATATTTGGCACAAATTGAGTAGTCACACGCAAAAAGCCACCAGCATGAGCATAGCGTTACATTAAAGTGGGCATAGGAAGAAGAAAAGAAAGAAAGAAAGAAAGAAAGAAAGAAAGAAAGAAAGAAAGAAAGAAAGAAAAATCTAATGATAAAGAGATAATCAGCCACTACACATGGCTGATTTATAGTATGCATTATAGCTATCTCTTCAAGAGAATACGCTACATTTAAGCAGCGTCGATTTTACTTACCACCACCGTGACAAGCTGGTGACGATGGCGCACCTTCGATAAGGCTTTTCCACTCAGTTGGTGTATAGGTGTGCATCGCCAGCGCATGAATATGATTCGCCAGCTCATCCGCTAGTACAGCATTTACCGCGCGATGACGCCCAATAAGGCGCTTACCTTCAAATTCGGAACATACGATCACCACTTTAAAATGGCTTTCAGAACCCGCGGGGACATTGTGCATGTAGCTCTCATTCACAACATCAAGGTGAGCTGGTGAAAATGCGTGTTCTAGTTTTTCAATAATACGTTCTTGCAACATGTAAATCACCGAAAGGATCAACAGACCGAAAAATCTATGTGACGCATCCCGAAGGTTTTGCGACAATAGCCATAATTCGTAAACATACCTGAAAGTTATCCGTAATGAAACCAGTGCTA containing:
- a CDS encoding TRAP transporter substrate-binding protein, encoding MIKRLFSVAFIVATVLVLNACDREASSDNNAEAPLVEWKLVTSWPKGFPGLGYAPEYFADQVSRLSGGKMIIKVYGAGELVPSFDVFNAVSKGTAQMGHSASYYWEDKIPAASFFAAVPFGMTAQEMNAWLHYGGGLALWQELYAPYGVIPMSGGNTGTQMGGWFNTAIKESSDLKGLKMRLPGYGAEVLKRAGGIPVSLPGGELFTALETGAIDATEWVGPFNDLAFGLHNAARYYYYPAWHEPSTNMEFLINKDAYQALPDDLKAIIETAARATSQNMLDEYTVKNVNALSVLLNEHDVKLKAFPESVLLHLKTINNQLLQELSQQDPNIKKIYASYQHFLIAVRDYGRVTDNADVNID
- the bolA gene encoding transcriptional regulator BolA, with the protein product MLQERIIEKLEHAFSPAHLDVVNESYMHNVPAGSESHFKVVIVCSEFEGKRLIGRHRAVNAVLADELANHIHALAMHTYTPTEWKSLIEGAPSSPACHGGGK